From Leptospira stimsonii, the proteins below share one genomic window:
- a CDS encoding sterol desaturase family protein, with protein MQGSILDLAVPFFLVLIGIEVLYSYVSGKKVYRWNDTIADLSTGILFSLTGILVTIVSLWVYENFRIFCSLQTLFGVPEIPLGPPIAWDHTGIRFDFKNLGGWIFVFLAVDFVYYWFHRATHEINFLWACHVTHHSSEEFNLSVALRQSSFQRIFEYAFNLTIAFFGVPWQAFLFAHGILKIYQFWVHTRLIGKLGFLEEILVTPSHHRVHHGRDPKYIDKNHGGILIFWDRIFGSFAREEEEPIYGLTKPVTTFDPVYTNLHVYEEMSELIGKAKTWKDKILILLKAPGWRPANIGPSLLPSPIDRARYAKFDPVVSNERRIFGVIEFFFWTILSLLTLRFFKSGTVPIWKLFPVVLYLIYGFHHTAKILDGREWNRTSLGILAFGAVIVSWILFFL; from the coding sequence ATGCAAGGTTCGATCCTAGATTTAGCGGTTCCATTTTTCCTGGTTCTCATTGGAATCGAAGTTTTATATTCCTATGTTTCCGGAAAAAAAGTCTATCGATGGAACGATACGATCGCCGATCTGAGCACCGGAATCCTTTTTTCTTTGACCGGTATTCTGGTTACGATCGTTTCCCTTTGGGTCTATGAGAATTTTAGAATATTCTGTTCTTTGCAAACCTTGTTCGGAGTTCCCGAAATTCCCCTCGGGCCTCCGATCGCGTGGGATCACACCGGAATCCGTTTTGATTTTAAGAATCTCGGAGGTTGGATTTTCGTATTTCTCGCGGTCGACTTCGTTTATTATTGGTTTCATCGAGCGACGCACGAGATCAATTTTTTATGGGCTTGTCACGTTACTCACCATTCGAGCGAAGAATTCAATCTTTCCGTCGCGCTCAGGCAATCCAGTTTTCAGAGAATTTTCGAATACGCGTTTAATCTGACGATCGCCTTCTTTGGAGTTCCCTGGCAGGCGTTTCTTTTTGCGCACGGAATTCTAAAAATCTATCAGTTTTGGGTGCACACACGTCTTATCGGAAAACTTGGGTTTTTAGAGGAGATTTTGGTGACGCCTTCGCATCATCGAGTGCATCACGGAAGAGATCCGAAATACATCGATAAGAATCACGGTGGAATTTTGATTTTCTGGGATCGGATTTTCGGATCGTTTGCTAGGGAAGAAGAGGAGCCGATCTACGGTCTCACAAAACCGGTCACGACCTTTGACCCGGTTTACACGAATCTTCACGTATATGAAGAGATGAGCGAATTGATCGGAAAGGCGAAAACATGGAAGGATAAGATTCTGATTCTACTGAAGGCTCCCGGATGGCGCCCCGCGAATATCGGGCCTTCTCTCTTGCCTTCGCCGATCGATCGAGCACGTTATGCGAAATTTGATCCGGTCGTTTCCAATGAGAGAAGGATTTTCGGTGTGATCGAATTCTTTTTCTGGACGATTCTTTCACTTCTTACACTTCGGTTTTTCAAATCGGGAACCGTTCCCATTTGGAAACTTTTTCCCGTCGTCTTGTACTTAATCTATGGATTTCACCATACTGCAAAAATTTTGGACGGAAGGGAATGGAATCGAACTTCGCTGGGAATCCTCGCTTTCGGCGCCGTGATCGTTTCCTGGATTCTCTTTTTTCTTT